The Gemmatimonas sp. UBA7669 sequence CCCGCCCGGACCATCGTCCGGAGTTCCGCATGGAGTTCCGCCTGTTGATGCTGCTGAGCATGGCCGCCGCCCTGGCGGCCTGCTCACGTGGTTTCCGACCGGCGGACTTCGCGAACCCCGAGGCGCTGTTTCAGGCGACGCTCGTGGAGTTCCAGAAGAAGAAATGGGACAATGCCCAGCTGGGCTTCGAGCGCCTCACGGTTGACCTGAGTTCGCGTGACCCGCTGCTCGCTCCGGCCTACTTCTACCTCGCGCTCACGCATGAGCGCAAGAAGGAGTTCCTGCTGGCGGCGCAGGCCTACGAGCGCGTCACCGACGGTTTCCCGGACGACACGCTGGCCCCCATGGCCATGCTGGGCACCGGGGCGTCGTATCAGAGCCTCTGGCGCCGTCCGAATCTCGACCCGGAGTACGGCCAGAAGGCGGTGTCGATTTTGCGCGCGCTGCTCTCGTCCTATCCGGAAGCCAAGGAAACCGAGGACGCCAAGCGCCGCATCACGCAGCTCGAAGAGTGGTTCGCGCAGAAGGACTACGACACGGGCGTCCATTACATCAAGGTGCGTCGGGCCATCGACCCGGCCATCATCTACTTCAAGGACGTCGTCACCACCTATCCGGCCACCCGGGCGGCTCGCCTGTCGTGGCTGCGCCTGCATGAGCTCTACACTCGTATCCGCTGGAAGGAAGACGCAGCGGAAACGTGTACGGCCATGTGGAAGGCCTATCCGGGTGACGCTGACGTCGTGGCGGCCTGTGGTGCCGCGCCGGCCGATACGGCCAAAGTCGCCAGTGACAGCACGGGGGTCGGCAAGGTCTCGGCCGACACGGCGTCGCTTGAGCGGCCGGCCATCGTGCCTTCACCGGTGGCCTTCGCCCGGCCCGGCCCGCACTCCTTCCACTGATCCGGTCGGCACCCGTGCGGTCGCCTCTGCGAATCGGCCTCTTCGGCGGCTCGTTCGACCCACCGCACATCGGGCATCTGCTCATGGTGCAGGACGTGCGGGACCAGTTGGCGCTCGATCGCCTGCTCGTCATTCCCGCCGCCCAGCAGCCCCTCAAGGGGTCGGAGCAGACGCCTGCCGCGCATCGCCTGGCCATGGCCCAGGCCTGCTTCGCCGACATACCGGATTGCATCGTGGACCCCGCAGAAATCGAGCGGGGCGGGTTATCTTTCATGGTTGACACCGTGGCGGACCTGCGCCGGCGCTGGCCGGATGCAGACCTCCACCTGCTCGTGGGGCATGATGTCGTGCCCACCCTGCCGCGCTGGAAGGACATCGATCACCTGCTCACGCAAGTGCAGCTCGTGGTGATGGACCGAAACGGCGGCGGTGTGGGTGACCACGAGTTGGTGCACGGCGGCGTGCAGGCCAGGCGACTGGCCGTGCGACGGGTGGACGTGTCGTCAACCGAGATTCGAGCACGCGTGGCGACGGGCCGCAGCATTCGCGGCTTCGTCACCGATGCCGTGGCGACGTACATCGCATCCACCGGGTTGTATCGCGAGAATTCCCGGGTTCGCGCAGCAACGGACTCCTGACGCCTTCGGGCAGATGGGCCGCGCGCGCAGCCCCTGGCCGAAGAGGTTCGAGAGGTCCATATGCTGAAGGGTCTGATCAGTAAGGTGTTCGGGACGCGCCATGAGCGCGAACGGCGGCGCGTGCAGCCCATCCTCGAGGAGATCCACGAGATCGAATCGCGGCTGGCCTCGCTGTCCGACGAAGAGATTCAGGCGCAGACCGCGAAGTTCCGTGGCATCCTCGCGGAACGCACCGGCCCCATCGAGGCTCGCATCGCGGAGCTCAAGGCACAAAAGCACAACACCGCCGATGCCGCCGAGCGTGAGCGACTCGACAACGAGCTGCAGGGCGCTGATGGCCGTGGCGGGGCGGAAGGTGAACTTCGCAGCACCATCGCCGAGGTGCTCGACGAGCTGCTGCCCGAAGCCTTTGCCACCGTGCGTGAAGCCTGCCGCCGTCTCAAGGGCCACAAGGTGCAGGTGCTCGGGCACGAGCTCGTGTGGGACATGGTGCCCTACGACGTGCAGCTCATCGGCGGCATTCAGCTGCATCTCGGCCGTATCGCGGAAATGGCCACGGGTGAGGGCAAGACGCTGGTGGCCACGCTGCCACTCTACCTCAACGCCCTGCCGGCGCGTGGCGCGCATCTCGTCACCGTCAACAACTATCTCGCCCGCCGCGACTCGCAGTGGATGGGATATCTCTACGGCTGGCTTGGTCTGACCGTCGGCTGTCTCGATGACACCGAACCGGGGTCGTGGGAACGCAAGGCGGTGTACGCCTCCGACATCACCTACGGCACNNNNNNNNGACTACCTGCGCGACAACATGGTGGTCTCGCTCGAACAGCGCGTGCAGCGTCCGCACATCTTCGCGCTCATCGACGAGGTGGACTCCATCCTCATCGATGAAGCCCGTACGCCGCTCATCATCTCGGGTCCCGTGGGCAACGAGAGCGACGGGCAGTACGCGGAGTTCAACACGGCCGTCGAGCGCCTCGTGCGTCGGCAGAACGAACTGGTCAATCAGCTCGTGGCCGATGGCGAACGCGCCATGGAGTCGGGCGATCAGCAGACGGCGGCCACACAGTTCTACAAGGCGCAGTTGGGTGGCCCCAAGAACAAGCGCCTGCTCAAGGTGCTGCAGGAGTCGGGCGTCAAGCAGATGGTGCAGCGCGTCGAACTCGACGTGATTGCCGATCGCAAGCTGCCCATGGCCAAGCGCGCCTTCCGCGATCTCGAAGACGATCTGCTCTTCGTGCTCGACGAGAAGGGCCACACGGTGCACCTCACCGAGAAGGGGCTCGACTGGCTCTCGCCCGATCACCCCGACACCTTCGTGCTGCCCGATATCTCGCTGCTCATCGGCCAGATCGATCGGGATCATGAGCTGTCGCCGGCCGACCGCCTCGAGCGCCGCAATGCGGTGGAGCGCGAGTACGCCACCAAGAGCGAGCGCCTCAACATCATCCACCAGTTGCTGCGTGCGCATGCGCTGTACGAGCGCGACGTCAACTACGTGGTGCAGGAAGGGCAGGTGCTCATCGTCGACGAGTTCACCGGTCGCACCATGCCGGGCCGTCGCTGGAGCGAGGGGCTGCATCAGGCCGTCGAAGCCAAGGAACGCGTACAGGTGAAGGGCGAGACCCAGACACTCGCCACCATCACCATTCAGAACTACTTCCGCATGTACGAGAAGCTGGCCGGCATGACCGGTACAGCCGAAACGGAAGAGGGCGAATTCCACGCCATCTACGGGCTCGAGGTGTCGGTCATCCCGACCAACCGGCCCATCCAGCGTGACGACCGTCAGGATCTCGTCTACAAGACGCGGCGCGAGAAGTACAACGCCATCGTCGAGGAAACGCGTCGTCTGCACGAGCTGGGCTTCCCGGTGCTCGTGGGTACGGCCAGCGTGGAATCGTCGGAAACGCTCGCGCGCATGTTTGCGCGCGCGGGACTCAAGCACAACGTGCTGAACGCCAAGTATCACCAGCGGGAAGCCGAGATCGTGGCCGACGCGGGTCGGATGGGCGCCATCACCATCGCCACCAACATGGCGGGTCGTGGTACCGACATCAAACTCGGCGAGGGCGTCACCGAGTCCAAGCCGTCCATGATCAAGGACCTCGACGGCAAGGACGTCGAAGTCACCGAGATGGGCGGCCTGCACATCATCGGTTCCGAACGACACGAGTCGCGGCGCATCGATCGTCAGCTGCGTGGTCGCTCGGGCCGTCAGGGTGACCCGGGTGCGTCGCAGTTCTTCCTGTCGCTCGAAGACGATCTCATGCGTCTCTTCGGCTCCGAGCGCATCGCCAAGCTCATGGATCGTATGGGCGCGCAGGAAGGGGAGGTGCTCACGCATCCGCTCATCACGCGCTCCATCGAACAGGCCCAGAAGCGCGTCGAGCTCCAGAACTTCCAGTCACGCAAGCGGCTGCTGGAGTACGATGACGTCATGAATCAGCAGCGTGAGGTCATCTACTCGCTGCGTGCCTTTGCCCTGGAAGGTGGTGAAGAGCTCAAGGGCGAGGCCATCAAGATGCTCGAGCGTGCCGCGCAGCGGCGTGTGGAGCAGGCGCTGGCCACGTTCGACGAGCCGGCCGACTGGGATTTTGCGTTTGTCCAGCAGGATCTGCTGCTGCATTACATGCTGCAGGTGCCTGCGTTTGAAACCGAGCGCCCCGCCACCGTTGAGGAGGCGCAGGAGCAGGCCGTGGCCGCGGTGCGTGAGGCCTACGCGCACAAGATCGACACGCTCAACCAGGTGACGGACGAAAACGGCAATGGCTTTGCCGATCGCCTGCTCGCGCTGGTGATGCTCAACGTGATCGACGAGAAGTGGAAGGATCATCTCTACGATCTCGATCAGCTGCGCGCGTCCATTCACTATCGTTCGTGGGGCCAGAAGGACCCGCTCGTCGAGTACAAGCAGGATGCGTACACGATGTTCGTGGATCTCATGCACGATCTGGCCAACACGTTCACCGAGCGCTTCCTCAAGGCGCAACTGGTGTTCGAGCCGGCGCCCATGGAGGCTTTTGCGCCGCCCATCCCAGAGGCACAGCCGCTGCGCGACGAAGGGGCGCGGCCCACGCGTCGCTACAACGCCCTCGGCATCCTCGAAGACATTCCGCCCGAGGAACTGCTCGAGGCGGCTGCGGCCGGCAACGGAGACGCGGACGACGACGAGGAGGACGATGACGCGCCGGTGACGGCCGAGGCGGCCCGCGTCGTGGCCCGTGGTGCGCCGTCGGTGGTGGGCGCGGGGTCGGTGCGCTCGCTGGCGGAAGGTGGCGGTGCACTGCCCGATGGCTGGGAGCAGACGCCGCGCAACAACGCCTGCCCCTGCGGCTCGGGCAAGAAGTTCAAGAAGTGCCACGGCGCGCATCTCTGACGACACGCTGACGGTCCCCGGTAGTCTGGCTCCGTTCACAGCGGGGCCAGGCGCCGGCCCGGGCAGGCCGGGGTGGCAGGACAGCGGAGCGGATCCCCAATGGGGCCCGCTCGCGGCCGGCAGCCGGACCGCGCGGGAACCCGAACGGGGAACTCAGGGACGGGGAACCCGCGGTTGGGGAACCCGGAAACGGGGAGCGGAACCTCATCGCGAGGTGCGCGGTATCACATTTCGGTGAACGTCTCTCCCTCCTTCTGGAGCCTTCCATGACCAGGCGATTGGCCGCAACGGTCGCACTCCTCCTCATCAGCGCAGTACCGTGGGACAGTGGCAATGCACAACCCCGCGGCGGTGACGGCTATTTCTTCCGTCAGCCCCGCGCCACTTTTGCCTTGCGAGGCGGAGCGGTGCGCCCCGATGCCAACTCCGAGCTCTTCGACTTCGTGTCGCAGCAGCTCACGGTGGATCGGGGCGATTTTCTTTCGCTGGGAGGGGTCGCTGACATTTCCGTGGCGCTCAAGGACCGGCTCGAACTGCAGTTCACCGCTGGCGTGAGCAGCCGCCGCGTGGGCTCGGAGTACCGGGACTTCATCGACAACAATGACCAGCCCATTGAACAGTCCACCACCTTTCGCCGGGTGCCCCTCACCTTGGGGCTCAAGTACAACCTGCTCCCGGCTGGCCGCTCCGTCAGTCGCTACGCCTGGATTCCGTCCCGGGTTGTGCCCTACGTCGCAGCGGGCGGGGGCGCGATGAACTATCGTTTCTCGCAGCGCGGCGATTTTGTCGACTTCCAGACCATGGACGTCTTCGCTGATCGCTTCGAGACCAAGGGTTGGGCCGGCATGGCCTACGGGGCGTTTGGGACCAATTGGAGTCTCTCGCGCAACGTCGGCCTCAACACGGAACTGCGCTACGATCACGCCCGCGGGCCAACCGGCCAGGATTTCCAGGGCTTCGATCGGATTTCGCTCTCCGGGCTCGGTGTCACCGCAGGTTTCTTCTTCCGCCTCTGAGGACCAGATCATGACCATGTTGCTGCGTCGCGTGCAGACGGTCGCCTCGTCCGTCACGTTGGCTGCCGGAGTCCTGGCGGGCCTCGGCGGCTTCTCACCACTGGTTGAGCCGGCTGAAGCGCAGGAAACTGCGCGGCTCGATGAGCGCTTCCAGCCCTGGATCGGATGCTGGGAAACGGTTGGTGCGCCGGAACGCCGAGTTGGCAGCGCCGACCCGGCCGTACCCTCCCGGGCCTGCATCCTGCCGTCCACCCGTGTGGCTGGTAGCGTTGACCTCGTCATGCTCGACGGCTCGCGCGAACTCTCGCGTCAGGCCCTGCCGGTACCAGGCCGACCCACCGAAAAGGTGGTGGACGAGTGCCGCGGTACCGAACGGGCCGAATGGCTGGCCAACGACACGCGCCTCCTGCTGCGCGCGGAACTCAACTGTGATCG is a genomic window containing:
- a CDS encoding outer membrane protein assembly factor BamD; this translates as MSARHSRPDHRPEFRMEFRLLMLLSMAAALAACSRGFRPADFANPEALFQATLVEFQKKKWDNAQLGFERLTVDLSSRDPLLAPAYFYLALTHERKKEFLLAAQAYERVTDGFPDDTLAPMAMLGTGASYQSLWRRPNLDPEYGQKAVSILRALLSSYPEAKETEDAKRRITQLEEWFAQKDYDTGVHYIKVRRAIDPAIIYFKDVVTTYPATRAARLSWLRLHELYTRIRWKEDAAETCTAMWKAYPGDADVVAACGAAPADTAKVASDSTGVGKVSADTASLERPAIVPSPVAFARPGPHSFH
- the nadD gene encoding nicotinate (nicotinamide) nucleotide adenylyltransferase, whose translation is MRSPLRIGLFGGSFDPPHIGHLLMVQDVRDQLALDRLLVIPAAQQPLKGSEQTPAAHRLAMAQACFADIPDCIVDPAEIERGGLSFMVDTVADLRRRWPDADLHLLVGHDVVPTLPRWKDIDHLLTQVQLVVMDRNGGGVGDHELVHGGVQARRLAVRRVDVSSTEIRARVATGRSIRGFVTDAVATYIASTGLYRENSRVRAATDS
- a CDS encoding SEC-C metal-binding domain-containing protein; the encoded protein is MEAFAPPIPEAQPLRDEGARPTRRYNALGILEDIPPEELLEAAAAGNGDADDDEEDDDAPVTAEAARVVARGAPSVVGAGSVRSLAEGGGALPDGWEQTPRNNACPCGSGKKFKKCHGAHL